The Phaeacidiphilus oryzae TH49 region AGGCCGGCCGTGCCGGCGGCCGCCGTGCTGGCCACGGTCGGGGTCGGGATCAGCGTCGGGGTCACCGCCCTCGGCGCCCGCTACCTGGTCGGCCTGGACTGGCGGACGGCGCTGCTGCTCGGCGCGATCGTCTCCTCCACGGACGCGGCCGCGGTGTTCTCGGTGCTGCGCCGGGTCCCGCTGCCGGGACGGCTCTCCGGACTGCTGGAGGCCGAGTCCGGTTTCAACGACGCCCCCACGGTGATCCTGGTGGTCGCCTTCGCCGCCACCGGGCACTCGGTGGAGAGCTGGTACGTGCTGGTCGGTGAGGTGGCCCTGGAGCTGGCGATCGGACTCGCGGTGGGCCTGGTGGTCGGCCGGCTCGGCGAGCTGGGACTGCGCAAGATCGCCCTGCCGTCCTCCGGCCTCTACCCGATCGCGGTGATAGCGCTGATCTTCCTGGCGTACGCGGGCGGGGCGATGGGGCACGGCTCGGGATTCCTGGCGGTGTACGTCTGCGCGCTGGTCCTGGGCAACTCCAAGCTGCCGCACGGCCAGGCCACCCGGGGCTTCGCCGAGGGACTGGCCTGGGTGGCGCAGATCGGCATGTTCGTGATGCTCGGCCTGCTGGTCGATCCGCACACCCTGGGCGGGGCGGTGCTGCCGGCGGTGGTGGTCGGACTGGTGCTGGTGCTGGTCGCCCGCCCGCTCTCGGTGGGGCTCAGCCTGCTGCCGTTCCGGCTGCCCTGGGCGGACCAGGGGCTGCTCTCCTGGGCGGGGCTGCGCGGGGCGGTGCCGATCGTGCTGGCCACCATCCCGCTGGTGCGCGGGGCCGCGGGCGCGCAGCGGCTGTTCGACACCGTCTTCGTCCTGGTCGTGGTCTTCACCCTGGTCCAGGGCCCGACGCTGCCCTGGGTGGCCCGGCGGCTGCGGATCTCCGAGCAGGCCCACGCGGACGACCTGGGCGTGGAGTCCGCTCCGCTGGAGCGGCTGCACGGGCACCTCCTCTCGGTCGCGCTGGCGCCGGGCAGCCGGCTGGCCGGTGTCGAGGTCCGCGAACTGCGCCTGCCGCCCGGGGCGGCGGTGACCCTGGTGGTGCGGAACGGCAGCAGCTTCGTGCCCGGCCTGGACACCGTGCTCAGCCCCGGCGACGAGTTGCTGGTGGTGGCGACCGACGAGGTCCGGGACAGGGCCGAGCGCCGGCTGCGGGCGGTGGACCGCGGCGGGAAGCTGGCCGGCTGGCTGGGCACCCGGGAGCGTTACTGAGGGGGCCGGCGGGGTTCCGCGTGAAGTCGCGGCGGGCTGCGGTGGACTAAGGGGCGGGGAATGCCGCATCATGGATCGTCGTTAGCACTCACCAAGGACGAGTGCCAGGAGGATCACGTGCCCACCTACCAGTACCAGTGCACCGAGTGCGGGAACGGCCTCGAGGCGGTGCAGAAGTTCACGGACGACGCGCTGACCGAGTGCCCGGAGTGCAGCGGCCGCCTGCGCAAGGTGTTCTCCGCGGTGGGCGTGGTCTTCAAGGGCTCCGGCTTCTACCGCACGGACAGCCGCAGCTCCAGCTCTTCCAGCTCCACCGGCTCCAGCAAGAAGTCCGACTCCTCTTCGTCCTCGTCGTCGGCGAACTCGTCGTCCTCGTCGAAGTCCTCGGACTCCTCTTCCTCGTCCTCGTCGGGCTCCTCCTCGACCTCCTCCTCGTCGGGGTCCTCGGCCTCCTCCTCGACCTCCGCCGCCTGAGCGGCCTCCGCGAGGCTCTAAGCTGCTCGCCATGGCGAGCAGCAGCACCGCGGCGGAGATCGGCGTCATCGGCGGATCGGGGTTCTACGCGTTCCTGGACGACGTGACCGAGGTCACCGTCGACACCCCGTACGGACCGCCGAGCGACTCGCTCTTCGTCGGCGAGGCGGCCGGGCGGCGGATCGCCTTCCTCCCCCGGCACGGCCGCCACCACCAGCTGCCGCCGCACCGGATCAACTACCGGGCCAACCTGTGGGCGCTGCGC contains the following coding sequences:
- a CDS encoding potassium/proton antiporter, whose amino-acid sequence is MLLVAVAAVRVSTRSGLPTLLIYLGLGVALGQDGLGLHFDDALLTQVLGYTALVVILAEGGLGTKWQSIRPAVPAAAVLATVGVGISVGVTALGARYLVGLDWRTALLLGAIVSSTDAAAVFSVLRRVPLPGRLSGLLEAESGFNDAPTVILVVAFAATGHSVESWYVLVGEVALELAIGLAVGLVVGRLGELGLRKIALPSSGLYPIAVIALIFLAYAGGAMGHGSGFLAVYVCALVLGNSKLPHGQATRGFAEGLAWVAQIGMFVMLGLLVDPHTLGGAVLPAVVVGLVLVLVARPLSVGLSLLPFRLPWADQGLLSWAGLRGAVPIVLATIPLVRGAAGAQRLFDTVFVLVVVFTLVQGPTLPWVARRLRISEQAHADDLGVESAPLERLHGHLLSVALAPGSRLAGVEVRELRLPPGAAVTLVVRNGSSFVPGLDTVLSPGDELLVVATDEVRDRAERRLRAVDRGGKLAGWLGTRERY
- a CDS encoding FmdB family zinc ribbon protein, with translation MPTYQYQCTECGNGLEAVQKFTDDALTECPECSGRLRKVFSAVGVVFKGSGFYRTDSRSSSSSSSTGSSKKSDSSSSSSSANSSSSSKSSDSSSSSSSGSSSTSSSSGSSASSSTSAA